From the genome of Papaver somniferum cultivar HN1 chromosome 2, ASM357369v1, whole genome shotgun sequence, one region includes:
- the LOC113347763 gene encoding mediator of RNA polymerase II transcription subunit 15a-like isoform X3 — translation MADAPNWRTQIPPGSRHTVVTKIMETLKTQIPNAGPEGLVELNKFAVRFEQEIFNAATSQLDYLGKISLKMLAMETKSQTNGVANSLPLNSGGGSQNPQDPGQLQIPLASESQARQQLLSQNILNNIGNSGIQGPVALSSALPSGANLTQSSMPNAINQGSNMHSRMAQNSSGNLVGQGGLASNMLANSTRKMQGYQLPQQTGSQQQQSQSSQKILHQQQHLLKQKQQLQHLPGNVPSSIMQSRMQQQQPQQQQQNPMQSTKLQSTQQPHMQIGLQPSQSALQQTQPSMMQSSSGLHQNPQSSVAQTTPNVRQQYPQSVLRKPQQQAQRSRHQQAPVLHQQQHLVLPLQQQINVPNLPSRQQNNVSNMQQQQQQHKQGLLEHQNNIANMQQHLLGNNIPLQQQLSQQSNTSGSQKQHQQPMHTVHQQRENMQKQQNAQVSTNLLQIQEQHAQSQPALQQLMLQHPSQTTQMHQKLGLQQQPNSLQTDMQPKIQTSTGSMLNHQSLLDQKPVFHSQRPPPEDSSAAIDAAITGNATTTGNVVDVQEEVYQKIKFMREKYLPDLSHMHQKISQKCQQHDSLPQPPKSEQLERLKAFKNSLEKIMGFLNLPKSMMIPSLKDKVASYEKQILCILNWKHSRKPGLPQPQLQQQQHQMHLDNQKQQQLLQHHHQQLLQSTNSPFIVPSPSPLLARSPIPGDPEKQTSGVSSQSNTGNIGHVHNTAYLGEVQSPAIGTPGISASPLIEEFTGPNGNQVTSSTITKPSVTEQPIERLMKAVNSISPKAFSASVSDIGSVISMIDWIAGSAPGNGSKSAVGEDLVAMARCRIQAKNLIQQDGSSARKKMRRHTVAVPLNAMSSAGSMNDNFKQLVSMELSDIESTATTRMKRSRDEAIHVLLEEIGKINQRLIDTVVDISDEDVRSIAATGAAEGTIVKCSYNAVAVSRNLKALYASAQMTPIQPLRLLVPTNYPNCSPILLDRFPVEPSKEHEDLSTKVKSRFGRSLRSLSQPMSLHDMVKTWDVCVRAVISDYACPRGGSFSSRCGAWENCPSAIDLIS, via the exons ATGGCGGACGCTCCTAATTGGAGAACACAAATTCCACCTGGTTCTCGCCACACAGTTGTCACTAAGAT AATGGAGACTCTGAAGACACAAATTCCAAATGCTGGACCAGAAGGATTGGTTGAGCTTAATAAATTTGCTGTAAGATTTGAGCAAGAAATATTCAATGCTGCTACAAGTCAG TTGGATTATCTAGGAAAAATATCTTTGAAGATGCTGGCAATGGAGACAAAATCTCAGACAAATGGAGTTGCTAATTCTTTACCCTTAAATAGTGGTGGTGGTAGCCAAAATCCTCAAGATCCAG GGCAGTTACAAATTCCTTTAGCGAGCGAGTCTCAAGCACGGCAGCAGCTGTTATCCCAGAATATTCTGAATAATATCGGAAATTCTGGAATCCAAGGACCTGTAGCATTGTCATCTGCATTGCCTTCTGGGGCCAATCTCACTCAATCCTCGATGCCTAATGCCATTAATCAGGGATCCAACATGCATTCCAGAATGGCACAGAATTCTTCTGGGAATCTAGTTGGTCAGGGAGGTTTAGCATCGAATATGTTGGCTAACTCAACAAGGAAGATGCAAGGATATCAGCTTCCACAACAGACCGGTTCTCAACAACAGCAGTCTCAAAGTTCGCAGAAGATTTTGCATCAGCAACAACACCTATTGAAGCAGAAGCAGCAGCTGCAACACCTACCGGGAAACGTACCATCCTCCATTATGCAGTCACGCATGCAGCAACAACaaccacagcaacaacagcaaaacCCAATGCAGTCAACTAAATTGCAATCTACTCAACAGCCTCATATGCAAATTGGTCTTCAGCCAAGCCAGTCGGCACTTCAACAGACtcagccctcaatgatgcaatcTTCTTCAGGTCTTCACCAGAACCCGCAGTCTTCTGTTGCACAGACCACACCTAATGTTCGTCAACAATATCCACAGAGTGTCCTTAGGAAACCACAGCAACAGGCTCAACGGTCTAGGCACCAACAAGCTCCTGTTCTGCATCAGCAACAGCATCTGGTGTTGCCTTTACAGCAGCAAATAAATGTCCCAAATTTGCCTTCACGGCAACAAAACAATGTATCCAAtatgcagcagcaacaacagcagcacaaACAGGGGTTGCTAGAACATCAGAATAACATCGCAAATATGCAGCAACATTTACTTGGAAATAATATCCCCCTTCAGCAGCAGCTAAGTCAACAAAGTAACACGTCAGGGTCACAGAAGCAGCATCAGCAGCCAATGCATACCGTGCATCAGCAAAGGGAAAACATGCAGAAACAACAAAATGCACAGGTATCAACAAATTTGTTACAAATCCAAGAGCAACATGCACAATCCCAACCAGCACTACAACAACTTATGTTACAGCATCCATCTCAAACAACGCAAATGCATCAGAAATTGGGATTGCAACAACAACCAAATTCATTACAAACGGACATGCAACCAAAGATTCAGACATCTACTGGCTCGATGCTCAACCATCAAAGTTTATTGGATCAGAAGCCAGTGTTCCATTCACAAAGACCACCTCCAGAGGACTCATCAG CAGCAATAGATGCAGCAATAACAGGAAATGCAACCACAACTGGAAATGTTGTCGATGTGCAGGAGGAAGTTTATCAGAAA ATTAAGTTCATGAGAGAAAAATACTTACCAGATCTTAGTCACATGCACCAGAAGATCTCTCAAAAATGCCAACAG CATGATTCTCTTCCACAACCACCGAAGTCTGAACAACTTGAGAGGCTCAAAGCTTTCAAGAATTCGTTGGAAAAAATAATGGGGTTCTTGAATCTTCCCAAAAGTATGATGATACCTAGTTTGAAGGATAAGGTGGCTTCGTATGAGAAACAGATCCTGTGTATTCTGAACTGGAAGCATTCAAGAAAACCTGGCCTACCCCAGCCacaacttcagcaacagcagcaccagatGCATTTGGATAATCAGAAGCAGCAACAGTTGTTGCAGCACCACCACCAGCAGCTGCTGCAATCTACAAACTCACCCTTTATTGTCCCTTCTCCTTCTCCACTCCTGGCTCGTTCTCCAATTCCCGGGGATCCCGAGAAACAGACTTCTGGAGTTTCCTCTCAGTCAAATACAGGAAACATTGGGCATGTACATAATACTGCTTATCTTGGTGAAGTGCAATCTCCTGCTATTGGCACTCCTGGGATATCAGCATCCCCTTTGATCGAAGAGTTCACTGGTCCAAATGGCAATCAGGTCACATCCTCCACAATCACTAAGCCAAGTGTTACAGAGCAGCCCATAGAACGCCTGATGAAAGCG GTAAACTCCATATCTCCTAAAGCATTTAGTGCTTCTGTCAGTGACATTGGGTCAGTCATTAGTATGATCGACTGGATAGCTGGATCTGCACCAGGTAATGGATCCAAATCTGCTGTGGGTGAAGATTTGGTGGCTATGGCAAGATGTCGTATACAAGCAAAGAATCTTATTCAACAAGATGGAAGCTCAGCAAGGAAGAAAATGAGGCGTCACACAGTTGCAGTTCCCTTAAATGCCATGTCATCAGCTGGCAGTATGAACGATAATTTCAAGCAGTTGGTTAGTATGGAATTATCTGATATTGAGTCCACTGCGACCACTAGGATGAAGAGATCTCGAGATGAG GCCATCCATGTGTTGCTGGAGGAAATTGGGAAGATTAATCAACGTCTAATCGACACTGTAGTGGATATCAGTGACGAAGATGTTCGTTCAATTGCAGCTACAGGTGCTGCTGAAGGAACCATTGTCAAGTGCTCCTATAACGCTGTTGCTGTCAGTCGGAACTTGAAGGCGCTGTATGCTTCAGCACAAATG ACTCCAATTCAGCCCTTAAGGTTGCTCGTTCCCACAAATTATCCGAATTGTTCTCCGATACTCTTGGACAGGTTTCCCGTTGAACCGAG TAAGGAGCACGAAGACTTATCAACCAAGGTAAAGTCGAGGTTCGGCAGATCTCTTCGCAGTCTTTCACAGCCGATGTCTCTTCACGATATGGTGAAGACCTGGGATGTATGTGTTCGAGCAGTGATATCTGATTATGCTTGCCCAAGAGGAGGGAGCTTCAGCTCAAGGTGTGGTGCTTGGGAGAATTGCCCAAGTGCCATTGACTTGATCAGCTAA
- the LOC113347763 gene encoding mediator of RNA polymerase II transcription subunit 15a-like isoform X1 — MADAPNWRTQIPPGSRHTVVTKIMETLKTQIPNAGPEGLVELNKFAVRFEQEIFNAATSQLDYLGKISLKMLAMETKSQTNGVANSLPLNSGGGSQNPQDPVSHSMQSQLRNPGQLQIPLASESQARQQLLSQNILNNIGNSGIQGPVALSSALPSGANLTQSSMPNAINQGSNMHSRMAQNSSGNLVGQGGLASNMLANSTRKMQGYQLPQQTGSQQQQSQSSQKILHQQQHLLKQKQQLQHLPGNVPSSIMQSRMQQQQPQQQQQNPMQSTKLQSTQQPHMQIGLQPSQSALQQTQPSMMQSSSGLHQNPQSSVAQTTPNVRQQYPQSVLRKPQQQAQRSRHQQAPVLHQQQHLVLPLQQQINVPNLPSRQQNNVSNMQQQQQQHKQGLLEHQNNIANMQQHLLGNNIPLQQQLSQQSNTSGSQKQHQQPMHTVHQQRENMQKQQNAQVSTNLLQIQEQHAQSQPALQQLMLQHPSQTTQMHQKLGLQQQPNSLQTDMQPKIQTSTGSMLNHQSLLDQKPVFHSQRPPPEDSSAAIDAAITGNATTTGNVVDVQEEVYQKIKFMREKYLPDLSHMHQKISQKCQQHDSLPQPPKSEQLERLKAFKNSLEKIMGFLNLPKSMMIPSLKDKVASYEKQILCILNWKHSRKPGLPQPQLQQQQHQMHLDNQKQQQLLQHHHQQLLQSTNSPFIVPSPSPLLARSPIPGDPEKQTSGVSSQSNTGNIGHVHNTAYLGEVQSPAIGTPGISASPLIEEFTGPNGNQVTSSTITKPSVTEQPIERLMKAVNSISPKAFSASVSDIGSVISMIDWIAGSAPGNGSKSAVGEDLVAMARCRIQAKNLIQQDGSSARKKMRRHTVAVPLNAMSSAGSMNDNFKQLVSMELSDIESTATTRMKRSRDEAIHVLLEEIGKINQRLIDTVVDISDEDVRSIAATGAAEGTIVKCSYNAVAVSRNLKALYASAQMTPIQPLRLLVPTNYPNCSPILLDRFPVEPSKEHEDLSTKVKSRFGRSLRSLSQPMSLHDMVKTWDVCVRAVISDYACPRGGSFSSRCGAWENCPSAIDLIS, encoded by the exons ATGGCGGACGCTCCTAATTGGAGAACACAAATTCCACCTGGTTCTCGCCACACAGTTGTCACTAAGAT AATGGAGACTCTGAAGACACAAATTCCAAATGCTGGACCAGAAGGATTGGTTGAGCTTAATAAATTTGCTGTAAGATTTGAGCAAGAAATATTCAATGCTGCTACAAGTCAG TTGGATTATCTAGGAAAAATATCTTTGAAGATGCTGGCAATGGAGACAAAATCTCAGACAAATGGAGTTGCTAATTCTTTACCCTTAAATAGTGGTGGTGGTAGCCAAAATCCTCAAGATCCAG TGTCTCATAGTATGCAGTCCCAATTGCGCAACCCAGGGCAGTTACAAATTCCTTTAGCGAGCGAGTCTCAAGCACGGCAGCAGCTGTTATCCCAGAATATTCTGAATAATATCGGAAATTCTGGAATCCAAGGACCTGTAGCATTGTCATCTGCATTGCCTTCTGGGGCCAATCTCACTCAATCCTCGATGCCTAATGCCATTAATCAGGGATCCAACATGCATTCCAGAATGGCACAGAATTCTTCTGGGAATCTAGTTGGTCAGGGAGGTTTAGCATCGAATATGTTGGCTAACTCAACAAGGAAGATGCAAGGATATCAGCTTCCACAACAGACCGGTTCTCAACAACAGCAGTCTCAAAGTTCGCAGAAGATTTTGCATCAGCAACAACACCTATTGAAGCAGAAGCAGCAGCTGCAACACCTACCGGGAAACGTACCATCCTCCATTATGCAGTCACGCATGCAGCAACAACaaccacagcaacaacagcaaaacCCAATGCAGTCAACTAAATTGCAATCTACTCAACAGCCTCATATGCAAATTGGTCTTCAGCCAAGCCAGTCGGCACTTCAACAGACtcagccctcaatgatgcaatcTTCTTCAGGTCTTCACCAGAACCCGCAGTCTTCTGTTGCACAGACCACACCTAATGTTCGTCAACAATATCCACAGAGTGTCCTTAGGAAACCACAGCAACAGGCTCAACGGTCTAGGCACCAACAAGCTCCTGTTCTGCATCAGCAACAGCATCTGGTGTTGCCTTTACAGCAGCAAATAAATGTCCCAAATTTGCCTTCACGGCAACAAAACAATGTATCCAAtatgcagcagcaacaacagcagcacaaACAGGGGTTGCTAGAACATCAGAATAACATCGCAAATATGCAGCAACATTTACTTGGAAATAATATCCCCCTTCAGCAGCAGCTAAGTCAACAAAGTAACACGTCAGGGTCACAGAAGCAGCATCAGCAGCCAATGCATACCGTGCATCAGCAAAGGGAAAACATGCAGAAACAACAAAATGCACAGGTATCAACAAATTTGTTACAAATCCAAGAGCAACATGCACAATCCCAACCAGCACTACAACAACTTATGTTACAGCATCCATCTCAAACAACGCAAATGCATCAGAAATTGGGATTGCAACAACAACCAAATTCATTACAAACGGACATGCAACCAAAGATTCAGACATCTACTGGCTCGATGCTCAACCATCAAAGTTTATTGGATCAGAAGCCAGTGTTCCATTCACAAAGACCACCTCCAGAGGACTCATCAG CAGCAATAGATGCAGCAATAACAGGAAATGCAACCACAACTGGAAATGTTGTCGATGTGCAGGAGGAAGTTTATCAGAAA ATTAAGTTCATGAGAGAAAAATACTTACCAGATCTTAGTCACATGCACCAGAAGATCTCTCAAAAATGCCAACAG CATGATTCTCTTCCACAACCACCGAAGTCTGAACAACTTGAGAGGCTCAAAGCTTTCAAGAATTCGTTGGAAAAAATAATGGGGTTCTTGAATCTTCCCAAAAGTATGATGATACCTAGTTTGAAGGATAAGGTGGCTTCGTATGAGAAACAGATCCTGTGTATTCTGAACTGGAAGCATTCAAGAAAACCTGGCCTACCCCAGCCacaacttcagcaacagcagcaccagatGCATTTGGATAATCAGAAGCAGCAACAGTTGTTGCAGCACCACCACCAGCAGCTGCTGCAATCTACAAACTCACCCTTTATTGTCCCTTCTCCTTCTCCACTCCTGGCTCGTTCTCCAATTCCCGGGGATCCCGAGAAACAGACTTCTGGAGTTTCCTCTCAGTCAAATACAGGAAACATTGGGCATGTACATAATACTGCTTATCTTGGTGAAGTGCAATCTCCTGCTATTGGCACTCCTGGGATATCAGCATCCCCTTTGATCGAAGAGTTCACTGGTCCAAATGGCAATCAGGTCACATCCTCCACAATCACTAAGCCAAGTGTTACAGAGCAGCCCATAGAACGCCTGATGAAAGCG GTAAACTCCATATCTCCTAAAGCATTTAGTGCTTCTGTCAGTGACATTGGGTCAGTCATTAGTATGATCGACTGGATAGCTGGATCTGCACCAGGTAATGGATCCAAATCTGCTGTGGGTGAAGATTTGGTGGCTATGGCAAGATGTCGTATACAAGCAAAGAATCTTATTCAACAAGATGGAAGCTCAGCAAGGAAGAAAATGAGGCGTCACACAGTTGCAGTTCCCTTAAATGCCATGTCATCAGCTGGCAGTATGAACGATAATTTCAAGCAGTTGGTTAGTATGGAATTATCTGATATTGAGTCCACTGCGACCACTAGGATGAAGAGATCTCGAGATGAG GCCATCCATGTGTTGCTGGAGGAAATTGGGAAGATTAATCAACGTCTAATCGACACTGTAGTGGATATCAGTGACGAAGATGTTCGTTCAATTGCAGCTACAGGTGCTGCTGAAGGAACCATTGTCAAGTGCTCCTATAACGCTGTTGCTGTCAGTCGGAACTTGAAGGCGCTGTATGCTTCAGCACAAATG ACTCCAATTCAGCCCTTAAGGTTGCTCGTTCCCACAAATTATCCGAATTGTTCTCCGATACTCTTGGACAGGTTTCCCGTTGAACCGAG TAAGGAGCACGAAGACTTATCAACCAAGGTAAAGTCGAGGTTCGGCAGATCTCTTCGCAGTCTTTCACAGCCGATGTCTCTTCACGATATGGTGAAGACCTGGGATGTATGTGTTCGAGCAGTGATATCTGATTATGCTTGCCCAAGAGGAGGGAGCTTCAGCTCAAGGTGTGGTGCTTGGGAGAATTGCCCAAGTGCCATTGACTTGATCAGCTAA
- the LOC113347763 gene encoding mediator of RNA polymerase II transcription subunit 15a-like isoform X2: MADAPNWRTQIPPGSRHTVVTKIMETLKTQIPNAGPEGLVELNKFAVRFEQEIFNAATSQLDYLGKISLKMLAMETKSQTNGVANSLPLNSGGGSQNPQDPVSHSMQSQLRNPGQLQIPLASESQARQQLLSQNILNNIGNSGIQGPVALSSALPSGANLTQSSMPNAINQGSNMHSRMAQNSSGNLVGQGGLASNMLANSTRKMQGYQLPQQTGSQQQQSQSSQKILHQQQHLLKQKQQLQHLPGNVPSSIMQSRMQQQQPQQQQQNPMQSTKLQSTQQPHMQIGLQPSQSALQQTQPSMMQSSSGLHQNPQSSVAQTTPNVRQQYPQSVLRKPQQQAQRSRHQQAPVLHQQQHLVLPLQQQINVPNLPSRQQNNVSNMQQQQQQHKQGLLEHQNNIANMQQHLLGNNIPLQQQLSQQSNTSGSQKQHQQPMHTVHQQRENMQKQQNAQVSTNLLQIQEQHAQSQPALQQLMLQHPSQTTQMHQKLGLQQQPNSLQTDMQPKIQTSTGSMLNHQSLLDQKPVFHSQRPPPEDSSAIDAAITGNATTTGNVVDVQEEVYQKIKFMREKYLPDLSHMHQKISQKCQQHDSLPQPPKSEQLERLKAFKNSLEKIMGFLNLPKSMMIPSLKDKVASYEKQILCILNWKHSRKPGLPQPQLQQQQHQMHLDNQKQQQLLQHHHQQLLQSTNSPFIVPSPSPLLARSPIPGDPEKQTSGVSSQSNTGNIGHVHNTAYLGEVQSPAIGTPGISASPLIEEFTGPNGNQVTSSTITKPSVTEQPIERLMKAVNSISPKAFSASVSDIGSVISMIDWIAGSAPGNGSKSAVGEDLVAMARCRIQAKNLIQQDGSSARKKMRRHTVAVPLNAMSSAGSMNDNFKQLVSMELSDIESTATTRMKRSRDEAIHVLLEEIGKINQRLIDTVVDISDEDVRSIAATGAAEGTIVKCSYNAVAVSRNLKALYASAQMTPIQPLRLLVPTNYPNCSPILLDRFPVEPSKEHEDLSTKVKSRFGRSLRSLSQPMSLHDMVKTWDVCVRAVISDYACPRGGSFSSRCGAWENCPSAIDLIS; this comes from the exons ATGGCGGACGCTCCTAATTGGAGAACACAAATTCCACCTGGTTCTCGCCACACAGTTGTCACTAAGAT AATGGAGACTCTGAAGACACAAATTCCAAATGCTGGACCAGAAGGATTGGTTGAGCTTAATAAATTTGCTGTAAGATTTGAGCAAGAAATATTCAATGCTGCTACAAGTCAG TTGGATTATCTAGGAAAAATATCTTTGAAGATGCTGGCAATGGAGACAAAATCTCAGACAAATGGAGTTGCTAATTCTTTACCCTTAAATAGTGGTGGTGGTAGCCAAAATCCTCAAGATCCAG TGTCTCATAGTATGCAGTCCCAATTGCGCAACCCAGGGCAGTTACAAATTCCTTTAGCGAGCGAGTCTCAAGCACGGCAGCAGCTGTTATCCCAGAATATTCTGAATAATATCGGAAATTCTGGAATCCAAGGACCTGTAGCATTGTCATCTGCATTGCCTTCTGGGGCCAATCTCACTCAATCCTCGATGCCTAATGCCATTAATCAGGGATCCAACATGCATTCCAGAATGGCACAGAATTCTTCTGGGAATCTAGTTGGTCAGGGAGGTTTAGCATCGAATATGTTGGCTAACTCAACAAGGAAGATGCAAGGATATCAGCTTCCACAACAGACCGGTTCTCAACAACAGCAGTCTCAAAGTTCGCAGAAGATTTTGCATCAGCAACAACACCTATTGAAGCAGAAGCAGCAGCTGCAACACCTACCGGGAAACGTACCATCCTCCATTATGCAGTCACGCATGCAGCAACAACaaccacagcaacaacagcaaaacCCAATGCAGTCAACTAAATTGCAATCTACTCAACAGCCTCATATGCAAATTGGTCTTCAGCCAAGCCAGTCGGCACTTCAACAGACtcagccctcaatgatgcaatcTTCTTCAGGTCTTCACCAGAACCCGCAGTCTTCTGTTGCACAGACCACACCTAATGTTCGTCAACAATATCCACAGAGTGTCCTTAGGAAACCACAGCAACAGGCTCAACGGTCTAGGCACCAACAAGCTCCTGTTCTGCATCAGCAACAGCATCTGGTGTTGCCTTTACAGCAGCAAATAAATGTCCCAAATTTGCCTTCACGGCAACAAAACAATGTATCCAAtatgcagcagcaacaacagcagcacaaACAGGGGTTGCTAGAACATCAGAATAACATCGCAAATATGCAGCAACATTTACTTGGAAATAATATCCCCCTTCAGCAGCAGCTAAGTCAACAAAGTAACACGTCAGGGTCACAGAAGCAGCATCAGCAGCCAATGCATACCGTGCATCAGCAAAGGGAAAACATGCAGAAACAACAAAATGCACAGGTATCAACAAATTTGTTACAAATCCAAGAGCAACATGCACAATCCCAACCAGCACTACAACAACTTATGTTACAGCATCCATCTCAAACAACGCAAATGCATCAGAAATTGGGATTGCAACAACAACCAAATTCATTACAAACGGACATGCAACCAAAGATTCAGACATCTACTGGCTCGATGCTCAACCATCAAAGTTTATTGGATCAGAAGCCAGTGTTCCATTCACAAAGACCACCTCCAGAGGACTCATCAG CAATAGATGCAGCAATAACAGGAAATGCAACCACAACTGGAAATGTTGTCGATGTGCAGGAGGAAGTTTATCAGAAA ATTAAGTTCATGAGAGAAAAATACTTACCAGATCTTAGTCACATGCACCAGAAGATCTCTCAAAAATGCCAACAG CATGATTCTCTTCCACAACCACCGAAGTCTGAACAACTTGAGAGGCTCAAAGCTTTCAAGAATTCGTTGGAAAAAATAATGGGGTTCTTGAATCTTCCCAAAAGTATGATGATACCTAGTTTGAAGGATAAGGTGGCTTCGTATGAGAAACAGATCCTGTGTATTCTGAACTGGAAGCATTCAAGAAAACCTGGCCTACCCCAGCCacaacttcagcaacagcagcaccagatGCATTTGGATAATCAGAAGCAGCAACAGTTGTTGCAGCACCACCACCAGCAGCTGCTGCAATCTACAAACTCACCCTTTATTGTCCCTTCTCCTTCTCCACTCCTGGCTCGTTCTCCAATTCCCGGGGATCCCGAGAAACAGACTTCTGGAGTTTCCTCTCAGTCAAATACAGGAAACATTGGGCATGTACATAATACTGCTTATCTTGGTGAAGTGCAATCTCCTGCTATTGGCACTCCTGGGATATCAGCATCCCCTTTGATCGAAGAGTTCACTGGTCCAAATGGCAATCAGGTCACATCCTCCACAATCACTAAGCCAAGTGTTACAGAGCAGCCCATAGAACGCCTGATGAAAGCG GTAAACTCCATATCTCCTAAAGCATTTAGTGCTTCTGTCAGTGACATTGGGTCAGTCATTAGTATGATCGACTGGATAGCTGGATCTGCACCAGGTAATGGATCCAAATCTGCTGTGGGTGAAGATTTGGTGGCTATGGCAAGATGTCGTATACAAGCAAAGAATCTTATTCAACAAGATGGAAGCTCAGCAAGGAAGAAAATGAGGCGTCACACAGTTGCAGTTCCCTTAAATGCCATGTCATCAGCTGGCAGTATGAACGATAATTTCAAGCAGTTGGTTAGTATGGAATTATCTGATATTGAGTCCACTGCGACCACTAGGATGAAGAGATCTCGAGATGAG GCCATCCATGTGTTGCTGGAGGAAATTGGGAAGATTAATCAACGTCTAATCGACACTGTAGTGGATATCAGTGACGAAGATGTTCGTTCAATTGCAGCTACAGGTGCTGCTGAAGGAACCATTGTCAAGTGCTCCTATAACGCTGTTGCTGTCAGTCGGAACTTGAAGGCGCTGTATGCTTCAGCACAAATG ACTCCAATTCAGCCCTTAAGGTTGCTCGTTCCCACAAATTATCCGAATTGTTCTCCGATACTCTTGGACAGGTTTCCCGTTGAACCGAG TAAGGAGCACGAAGACTTATCAACCAAGGTAAAGTCGAGGTTCGGCAGATCTCTTCGCAGTCTTTCACAGCCGATGTCTCTTCACGATATGGTGAAGACCTGGGATGTATGTGTTCGAGCAGTGATATCTGATTATGCTTGCCCAAGAGGAGGGAGCTTCAGCTCAAGGTGTGGTGCTTGGGAGAATTGCCCAAGTGCCATTGACTTGATCAGCTAA